The window GTGACGGGCGCGCTGACCGTTTTGTGGACGCTTATTCCGCTTTACCCGGACTGGCTTGAAGAAAGCGCGCTGGCTCAGAATTTCATGTCGTTTTCGAAGTTCGGTTTGCCGGCGCTGGCGTGTGTCGGTGTTATTGCGGCGCTGGTGTTTTTTGCGTGGAAAGCGTGCGTGAGGTTCAGGGTGCGGGTCCGTCCGGCGCATTTTATAGGGGCGGCGGCTGTTCTGATAGGGGGGTATGTCACCGCGATAGGGGTGCAGACCCAGATCAAGGATTACCAGCGCAAGCGGTTTGAGGCGTTTCTGGCCCCGCAGGCCGATCCGCGCGGCGCGGGCTATAATGTGCTGCAGTCTAAGATCGCGATCGGGTCAGGCGGGTTCTGGGGCAAAGGCGCGTTTTCCGGCACGCAGGCGCGGCTCGGGTTCGTGCCGGAACGGCATACGGATTTCATCATGGCGGTGGTGGGCGAGGAGATGGGGTTTGTCGGCTCGTTCGGAGTGCTGGCGCTGTATCTGCTGATGCTGTGGCGGCTGACGGTTATCGCGCGGCTTTCGCGCGACCAGTTCGGCTATCTGAGCTGCTGCGGCATTTTCAGCATGTTTTTCATTTACCTGTGCATTAATTTCGGCATGGCGGTCGGAGTGATGCCGGTGGCGGGCGTGCCGCTGCCGCTGCTGTCGTACGGCGGGTCTAATCTGGCGGCGTCGTTCTGGGCGTTCGGGATCGCGGAATCGGTGTACGCGCGCAGGATGGCGCTGGTATGATGGCAATGCAGCCGGGTGGCTTCAGGGAAAAGAAAAACCCGGCGGTGCGGCCGGGCGCGGCGGAGGCGGTTTCGCGCGTACGGATCAGGCTGGCTCGCGGCGGGCAGGCCGCACGCGTAAGCCCGCGCGAGCAACTGCAGCTGTTCCGGGAGATGGTGTCCGTGTCCGGGCTTGATTACGCGGTTAAATCGGGCAACGTGAAAATGTCGTTCGGGCCGGCAATCGTTGAGGGTTATGAAAGCCGTTCGGAATACGCCGATCTGTTTTTGAAAGGTTTTGTTGACAGCGCGGGCGCGGCGGCCAGCCTGTGCGCGGTTTGCCCGGCCGGTTATGAAGTGCTTGGGGTAAGGCGCGTACCGGTGCAGTTTCCGTCGGTGGAGGAGATGCTTGCGGCGGTCAGTTACACGGTGCGCGGCGGGTTTGACGGCACGCTTGACGAGTTTGACGGTTTTGTGGGCGGGTGCGGGCCGATCCTGCGTGAAAAATCCGACGGGCGGGTGCTGGCGCTTAATCCGGCGGAGCTGGTGCTCAAGACGTCAATGCCGGAGCCGGGCGTGCTTGGGCTGCTTATGGCAGTGGGTGCGGGCCGTAATTTAAGGCCGGAGCTTTTGCTGGGCCGTCACAGCGGCAGGGAACTGGCGCCGGGGCGTGATATAAAGGTTATAAGGGAAGAGTTTTTCTGGAAGTCTTCGGACGGCAGTTTAATACCCGTCTGGGACTGATAAAATGGCATGGCCGGTTGCGCCGGGCACGACAGCCGGCAAAACGGATTTTAGAGAGGTAATCGAAATTATGAAAAGACAAC of the Elusimicrobiaceae bacterium genome contains:
- a CDS encoding DUF2344 domain-containing protein, whose product is MMAMQPGGFREKKNPAVRPGAAEAVSRVRIRLARGGQAARVSPREQLQLFREMVSVSGLDYAVKSGNVKMSFGPAIVEGYESRSEYADLFLKGFVDSAGAAASLCAVCPAGYEVLGVRRVPVQFPSVEEMLAAVSYTVRGGFDGTLDEFDGFVGGCGPILREKSDGRVLALNPAELVLKTSMPEPGVLGLLMAVGAGRNLRPELLLGRHSGRELAPGRDIKVIREEFFWKSSDGSLIPVWD
- a CDS encoding FtsW/RodA/SpoVE family cell cycle protein: MTAFATDRRELKKGRLDWILAATVAFIATIGTVAILSSVTGLPFGERVIHIHMMALPVAAILFLFGWSANYQIYQDQWKALYGLILGLLLAVLVLGSTDRGSRSWFHLGPISMQPSELCRVGLILVLANYLDRNAPRVKQLSTFLGAVLLILPVFALIMLQPDFSALIVTFPTLVAMLYCAGASLAHLFSVVGFGCVTGALTVLWTLIPLYPDWLEESALAQNFMSFSKFGLPALACVGVIAALVFFAWKACVRFRVRVRPAHFIGAAAVLIGGYVTAIGVQTQIKDYQRKRFEAFLAPQADPRGAGYNVLQSKIAIGSGGFWGKGAFSGTQARLGFVPERHTDFIMAVVGEEMGFVGSFGVLALYLLMLWRLTVIARLSRDQFGYLSCCGIFSMFFIYLCINFGMAVGVMPVAGVPLPLLSYGGSNLAASFWAFGIAESVYARRMALV